In Syntrophotaleaceae bacterium, a genomic segment contains:
- the wrbA gene encoding NAD(P)H:quinone oxidoreductase yields the protein MCKVLIVYYSLHGHVFRMAEAVSEGVLKVAGCEVLVRRVPETLPREVLEMMDAVEFQKRQAHIQVATMDDLEEADAIIFGTPTRFGNMCGQMRQFLDASGGLWRKGSLIGKPGSVFTSSATQHGGQETTILSFHVTLLHHGMVVVGLPYAFAGQMGIAEISGGSPYGASTIAGGQGERMPSDNELNGARFQGAHVARIARKLKKGA from the coding sequence ATGTGCAAGGTATTGATCGTTTACTACAGTTTGCACGGCCACGTTTTCAGAATGGCGGAAGCGGTCTCGGAAGGTGTTTTAAAGGTCGCAGGATGCGAAGTATTGGTCAGGCGGGTTCCGGAAACCCTCCCAAGAGAAGTACTGGAGATGATGGACGCCGTGGAGTTCCAAAAGAGGCAGGCCCATATCCAGGTGGCCACGATGGATGACCTTGAGGAGGCGGATGCGATTATCTTCGGCACCCCGACCCGCTTCGGCAATATGTGCGGCCAAATGCGCCAATTCCTGGATGCCAGCGGCGGCCTCTGGCGGAAAGGATCCCTGATCGGCAAGCCTGGCAGTGTCTTTACCAGTTCCGCCACGCAGCATGGCGGTCAGGAGACGACCATCCTCAGCTTTCATGTTACGCTGTTACATCATGGCATGGTGGTGGTCGGTCTCCCTTATGCTTTCGCCGGTCAAATGGGTATCGCCGAAATCAGCGGCGGATCGCCCTATGGCGCTTCAACCATCGCCGGAGGCCAGGGAGAGAGGATGCCCAGCGACAATGAACTGAACGGCGCCCGTTTTCAGGGCGCCCATGTGGCGCGAATCGCACGGAAACTCAAAAAAGGCGCTTGA
- a CDS encoding HlyD family efflux transporter periplasmic adaptor subunit: MKMSLNVKFKKWGTSALLVGMAAVAGLLLWRHFQGDGLDERIASGNGRIEAVEIDIATPRAGKIKEIFVDEGDYVPVGKVLAKMDTAVLEAQQKETLARLRQAENAVHIANSLVVQRQSEKKAAQAVVAQRQAEVEVAKKRLERSQSLVADKAVSQQKFEDDRAVFLSAEAMLRAGEADVARADAAIATARSQVHGARADVEAARAILERIQADLDDSVLKSPREGRVQYRVAQPGEVMASGGTVLNMVDLTEVYMTFFLPTQQAGRVALGAEARLVLDAAPQYVIPAKISFVADVAQFTPKTVETAEERQKLMFRIKARIDPDLLKRHLHQVKTGLPGMAYVRLDPQADWPPELQVRLPQ; encoded by the coding sequence ATGAAGATGTCATTGAACGTAAAATTTAAAAAGTGGGGTACGAGCGCGTTGCTCGTTGGCATGGCAGCGGTAGCGGGCCTGTTGCTTTGGCGTCATTTCCAGGGTGACGGACTGGATGAGCGTATTGCCAGCGGCAACGGCCGCATCGAGGCAGTGGAAATCGATATCGCCACGCCGAGGGCCGGAAAGATCAAGGAGATTTTTGTGGACGAAGGCGATTATGTCCCGGTCGGAAAAGTTCTGGCCAAGATGGACACCGCCGTTCTGGAAGCGCAGCAAAAAGAGACGTTGGCCCGCTTGCGGCAGGCGGAGAACGCGGTACATATCGCCAACAGTCTGGTCGTGCAGCGCCAAAGCGAGAAAAAGGCCGCGCAGGCGGTGGTCGCGCAACGCCAAGCCGAGGTCGAGGTTGCCAAGAAGCGGTTGGAGCGTTCGCAATCGCTGGTCGCCGACAAAGCGGTCTCACAGCAGAAATTCGAAGATGATCGTGCCGTTTTTCTCAGCGCCGAGGCCATGCTCCGTGCCGGTGAGGCCGATGTCGCAAGGGCGGATGCAGCCATTGCCACGGCCAGATCGCAGGTGCATGGCGCACGGGCCGATGTCGAGGCAGCCAGGGCCATTCTTGAGCGGATCCAGGCGGACCTTGACGACAGCGTGTTGAAATCGCCGCGGGAAGGGCGGGTGCAATACCGTGTGGCCCAGCCCGGCGAAGTGATGGCCTCCGGGGGGACGGTATTGAATATGGTCGACCTCACCGAGGTCTACATGACTTTCTTCCTGCCGACGCAACAGGCCGGCAGGGTAGCGCTCGGGGCCGAGGCACGGCTCGTGCTCGATGCCGCCCCGCAATACGTGATCCCGGCCAAAATCTCCTTCGTCGCCGACGTCGCCCAGTTCACGCCCAAGACGGTGGAAACGGCGGAAGAACGCCAGAAGCTGATGTTCCGCATCAAGGCGCGGATCGACCCCGACCTGCTCAAGCGGCATCTCCACCAGGTCAAGACCGGCCTGCCGGGCATGGCCTACGTGCGGCTCGACCCGCAGGCCGACTGGCCCCCTGAACTGCAGGTCCGGCTGCCGCAATGA